From Ipomoea triloba cultivar NCNSP0323 chromosome 5, ASM357664v1, the proteins below share one genomic window:
- the LOC116019567 gene encoding protein RRC1-like isoform X1: MSSRKKTPFQKHREEEEAKKKRAEDETARLYQEFVESFQVDDVPGSKAFVRGGVINPNEKLKNDSEGGNSNDEGSGLKKGSRYVPSFIPPPMATKSRDYEKKKEEKPREKEKGKSRNIDNFMEELKHEQEMRERRNQEREHWRDRHTDNSTPSSRFDELPDDFDPSGRPGSFDDGDPQTTNLYVGNLSPQVDENFLLRTFGRFGPIASVKIMWPRTEEERRRQRNCGFVAFMNRADAQAAKDEMQGVVVYEYELKIGWGKSVSLPSQALPAPPPGHMAIRSKEGATVILSGPSGPPVTSVPSQNSELVLTPNVPDITVVPPDDDHLRHIIDTMALYVLDGGCAFEQAIMERGRGNPLFSFLFELGSKEHTYYVWRLYSFAQGDTLQRWRTEPFIMITGSGRWIPPSLPSAKGIDHEKEGGSTYAAGRSRRVEVERTLTDAQRDEFEDMLRALTLERSQIKDAMGFALDNADAAGEVVEVLTESLTLKETQPPTKIARLMLVSDILHNSSAPVKNASAYRTKFEATLPDVIESFNDLYRSITGRMTAEALKERVLKVLQVWTDWFLFSDAYVNGLRATFLRSGNSGVIPFHSLCGDAPELEQKGSSMDTVDGVKVNPDAALAIGKGAAMKELLNLPLPELERRCRHNGLSLVGGREMMVARLLYLEEAEKQRGYELDDELKHGSHSSSGKHSNSRKETSELDQLGLSGWNSYVDESIQQKRNESLQSPPRTQTTQPESIALSNEVKNDPILPSSKWAREDDESDGEEKKSNRDLGLTYSSSGSENAGDGTGKTDEAELTTEASNISHLETGINEEQRQKLRRLEVALIEYRESLEERGIKNTEEIEKKVEIHRRRLQSEYGLLNFNEDASRKSIRSSLERRERRNEPQEASRKRHRSRSRSESPPRKSSSRDRDKESDLNRDRERRRERERVHDVESDKQRDRKSGSRERDDHDRDRARERERERERRRVR; this comes from the exons ATGAGTTCACGGAAGAAGACACCTTTCCAGAAACACCGCGAAGAGGAAGAGGCTAAGAAAAAG AGAGCTGAGGATGAAACAGCTCGTCTATATCAAGAGTTTGTGGAGTCATTCCAAGTTGATGATGTACCTGGTTCAAAGGCATTTGTTAGAGGAGGGGTCATCAATCCCAATGAGAAGTTGAAGAATGATTCTGAAG GTGGAAATTCCAACGATGAGGGTTCTGGTTTAAAGAAGGGGAGTAG GTATGTACCATCTTTCATACCACCTCCTATGGCAACTAAGAGTAGAGATTATGAAAAGAAG AAGGAGGAGAAGCccagggaaaaagaaaaaggaaaatcaaggaATATTGATAATTTTATGGAGGAATTGAAACATGAACAAGAAATGAGGGAAAGGCGAAATCAAGAGCGTGAACATTGGCGTGACCGACATACTGATAATTCTACT CCATCTAGTCGATTTGATGAGCTTCCAGATGATTTTGATCCCAGTGGAAGGCCTGGATCATTTGATGATGGGGACCCGCAAACCACAAATCTTTATGTTGGAAATCTATCACCTCAG GTTGATGAAAATTTCCTTTTGCGCACTTTTGGGAGATTTGGACCTATTGCAAGTGTCAAAATAATGTGGCCCAGGACAGAAGAGGAAAGAAGGCGGCAAAGGAATTGTGGGTTTGTAGCTTTCATGAATAGAGCTGATGCTCAAGCTGCAAAAGATGAGATGCAGG GAGTGGTTGTATATGAGTATGAGTTGAAGATTGGGTGGGGTAAATCTGTCTCTCTCCCATCACAAGCTCTACCTGCTCCTCCCCCGGGACATATGGCCATCAGGAGTAAGGAG GGTGCCACTGTTATTTTGTCTGGTCCATCAGGTCCTCCAGTCACTTCTGTACCAAGTCAGAATTCTGAGCTG GTTTTAACTCCAAATGTACCTGATATTACTGTTGTTCCACCTGATGATGATCACCTGCGCCATATCATTGATACAATGGCTCTCTATGTTCTTGATGGAGGTTGTGCCTTTGAGCAAGCCATAATGGAGCGAGGTCGTGGAAATCCCCTCTTCAGCTTCTTGTTCGAGCTTGGCTCCAAGGAGCATACTTACTATGTTTGGAGGCTTTATTCATTTGCTCAG GGAGATACTCTTCAACGATGGCGCACTGAACCTTTCATTATGATAACTGGTAGTGGCAG GTGGATACCACCCTCTCTGCCATCAGCAAAAGGGATTGACCATGAGAAGGAAGGTGGAAGCACATATGCTGCTGGAAGAAGCCGG CGTGTGGAGGTGGAACGTACACTGACAGATGCACAGAGAGATGAGTTTGAGGATATGCTTCGTGCATTGACACTAGAAAGAAGCCAGATAAAAGATGCAATGGGTTTTGCTTTAGATAACGCTGATGCTGCCGGAGAG GTGGTCGAGGTTTTAACGGAGTCTCTGACACTTAAAGAAACTCAACCACCAACTAAAATTGCACGGTTAATGCTGGTCTCTGACATTCTTCATAATAGTAGTGCTCCTGTGAAAAATGCATCTGCTTACCGCACCAAATTTGAAGCTACTTTACCAGATGTAATTGAAAGCTTCAATGACTTGTATCGCAGTATTACAGGTCGAATGACGGCTGAGGCCCTTAAG GAGAGGGTTCTGAAAGTTCTTCAAGTATGGACTGACTGGTTTTTGTTTTCGGATGCTTATGTCAATGGCTTGCGGGCAACCTTTCTTCGATCAGGCAATTCTGGTGTAATCCCCTTTCATTCTCTATGCGGTGATGCTCCTGAGTTAGAACAGAAAGGCAGTTCCATGGACACAGTTGATGGTGTTAAAGTTAATCCGGATGCTGCATTGGCTATTGGGAAAGGAGCTGCCATGAAGGAGCTTTTGAATCTCCCTCTTCCAGAGCTAGAAAGGCGGTGCAGGCATAATGGTTTGTCTCTTGTAGGTGGTAGAGAGATGATGGTTGCTCGATTACTTTATCTTGAAGAGGCAGAAAAACAGAGAGGCTATGAACTAGATGATGAATTGAAACATGGGAGCCACTCAAGTTCTGGAAAACATTCTAATAGCCGGAAAGAGACTAGTGAATTAGATCAATTGGGCTTGTCAGGTTGGAATAGTTATGTGGATGAAAGCATACAACAAAAACGCAACGAATCTCTGCAGTCACCCCCGAGAACTCAAACTACACAGCCTGAATCAATTGCTTTGTCAAATGAGGTAAAAAATGATCCTATTTTGCCATCCTCAAAATGGGCTAGAGAGGATGATGAAAGTGATGGCGAAGAGAAAAAGAGCAACAGGGATTTGGGGTTGACATACTCATCCTCTGGGAGTGAGAATGCTGGTGATGGTACCGGTAAGACTGATGAGGCAGAGCTTACAACTGAAGCAAGCAACATATCACATCTTGAAACTGGAATAAATGAAGAACAGag ACAAAAGCTGAGGCGTCTTGAAGTTGCTTTAATTGAATATCGAGAATCTCTTGAAGAGCGAGGGATAAAAAATACTGAAGAAATTGAGAAGAAAGTTGAAATCCATAGACGACGTCTACAATCTGAATATGGTTTACTGAACTTCAACGAAGACGCTTCAAGGAAAT CCATCAGGTCATCCttggagagaagagagagaagaaatgaGCCTCAGGAAGCATCAAGGAAGCGTCACAGGAGTCGAAGCAGAAGCGAGAGCCCACCGCGGAAATCTTCCAGCAGAGACCGGGATAAGGAAAGTGATTTGAACAGAGACCGAGAACGGCGCCGCGAGAGGGAAAGAGTTCATGATGTAGAAAGCGATAAGCAAAGGGACAGGAAAAGCGGAAGCAGGGAGAGGGACGACCACGATAGAGACAGGGCCAGGGAGAGAGAACGAGAACGAGAAAGGAGAAGAGTAAGATAA
- the LOC116019567 gene encoding protein RRC1-like isoform X2 — protein MATKSRDYEKKKEEKPREKEKGKSRNIDNFMEELKHEQEMRERRNQEREHWRDRHTDNSTPSSRFDELPDDFDPSGRPGSFDDGDPQTTNLYVGNLSPQVDENFLLRTFGRFGPIASVKIMWPRTEEERRRQRNCGFVAFMNRADAQAAKDEMQGVVVYEYELKIGWGKSVSLPSQALPAPPPGHMAIRSKEGATVILSGPSGPPVTSVPSQNSELVLTPNVPDITVVPPDDDHLRHIIDTMALYVLDGGCAFEQAIMERGRGNPLFSFLFELGSKEHTYYVWRLYSFAQGDTLQRWRTEPFIMITGSGRWIPPSLPSAKGIDHEKEGGSTYAAGRSRRVEVERTLTDAQRDEFEDMLRALTLERSQIKDAMGFALDNADAAGEVVEVLTESLTLKETQPPTKIARLMLVSDILHNSSAPVKNASAYRTKFEATLPDVIESFNDLYRSITGRMTAEALKERVLKVLQVWTDWFLFSDAYVNGLRATFLRSGNSGVIPFHSLCGDAPELEQKGSSMDTVDGVKVNPDAALAIGKGAAMKELLNLPLPELERRCRHNGLSLVGGREMMVARLLYLEEAEKQRGYELDDELKHGSHSSSGKHSNSRKETSELDQLGLSGWNSYVDESIQQKRNESLQSPPRTQTTQPESIALSNEVKNDPILPSSKWAREDDESDGEEKKSNRDLGLTYSSSGSENAGDGTGKTDEAELTTEASNISHLETGINEEQRQKLRRLEVALIEYRESLEERGIKNTEEIEKKVEIHRRRLQSEYGLLNFNEDASRKSIRSSLERRERRNEPQEASRKRHRSRSRSESPPRKSSSRDRDKESDLNRDRERRRERERVHDVESDKQRDRKSGSRERDDHDRDRARERERERERRRVR, from the exons ATGGCAACTAAGAGTAGAGATTATGAAAAGAAG AAGGAGGAGAAGCccagggaaaaagaaaaaggaaaatcaaggaATATTGATAATTTTATGGAGGAATTGAAACATGAACAAGAAATGAGGGAAAGGCGAAATCAAGAGCGTGAACATTGGCGTGACCGACATACTGATAATTCTACT CCATCTAGTCGATTTGATGAGCTTCCAGATGATTTTGATCCCAGTGGAAGGCCTGGATCATTTGATGATGGGGACCCGCAAACCACAAATCTTTATGTTGGAAATCTATCACCTCAG GTTGATGAAAATTTCCTTTTGCGCACTTTTGGGAGATTTGGACCTATTGCAAGTGTCAAAATAATGTGGCCCAGGACAGAAGAGGAAAGAAGGCGGCAAAGGAATTGTGGGTTTGTAGCTTTCATGAATAGAGCTGATGCTCAAGCTGCAAAAGATGAGATGCAGG GAGTGGTTGTATATGAGTATGAGTTGAAGATTGGGTGGGGTAAATCTGTCTCTCTCCCATCACAAGCTCTACCTGCTCCTCCCCCGGGACATATGGCCATCAGGAGTAAGGAG GGTGCCACTGTTATTTTGTCTGGTCCATCAGGTCCTCCAGTCACTTCTGTACCAAGTCAGAATTCTGAGCTG GTTTTAACTCCAAATGTACCTGATATTACTGTTGTTCCACCTGATGATGATCACCTGCGCCATATCATTGATACAATGGCTCTCTATGTTCTTGATGGAGGTTGTGCCTTTGAGCAAGCCATAATGGAGCGAGGTCGTGGAAATCCCCTCTTCAGCTTCTTGTTCGAGCTTGGCTCCAAGGAGCATACTTACTATGTTTGGAGGCTTTATTCATTTGCTCAG GGAGATACTCTTCAACGATGGCGCACTGAACCTTTCATTATGATAACTGGTAGTGGCAG GTGGATACCACCCTCTCTGCCATCAGCAAAAGGGATTGACCATGAGAAGGAAGGTGGAAGCACATATGCTGCTGGAAGAAGCCGG CGTGTGGAGGTGGAACGTACACTGACAGATGCACAGAGAGATGAGTTTGAGGATATGCTTCGTGCATTGACACTAGAAAGAAGCCAGATAAAAGATGCAATGGGTTTTGCTTTAGATAACGCTGATGCTGCCGGAGAG GTGGTCGAGGTTTTAACGGAGTCTCTGACACTTAAAGAAACTCAACCACCAACTAAAATTGCACGGTTAATGCTGGTCTCTGACATTCTTCATAATAGTAGTGCTCCTGTGAAAAATGCATCTGCTTACCGCACCAAATTTGAAGCTACTTTACCAGATGTAATTGAAAGCTTCAATGACTTGTATCGCAGTATTACAGGTCGAATGACGGCTGAGGCCCTTAAG GAGAGGGTTCTGAAAGTTCTTCAAGTATGGACTGACTGGTTTTTGTTTTCGGATGCTTATGTCAATGGCTTGCGGGCAACCTTTCTTCGATCAGGCAATTCTGGTGTAATCCCCTTTCATTCTCTATGCGGTGATGCTCCTGAGTTAGAACAGAAAGGCAGTTCCATGGACACAGTTGATGGTGTTAAAGTTAATCCGGATGCTGCATTGGCTATTGGGAAAGGAGCTGCCATGAAGGAGCTTTTGAATCTCCCTCTTCCAGAGCTAGAAAGGCGGTGCAGGCATAATGGTTTGTCTCTTGTAGGTGGTAGAGAGATGATGGTTGCTCGATTACTTTATCTTGAAGAGGCAGAAAAACAGAGAGGCTATGAACTAGATGATGAATTGAAACATGGGAGCCACTCAAGTTCTGGAAAACATTCTAATAGCCGGAAAGAGACTAGTGAATTAGATCAATTGGGCTTGTCAGGTTGGAATAGTTATGTGGATGAAAGCATACAACAAAAACGCAACGAATCTCTGCAGTCACCCCCGAGAACTCAAACTACACAGCCTGAATCAATTGCTTTGTCAAATGAGGTAAAAAATGATCCTATTTTGCCATCCTCAAAATGGGCTAGAGAGGATGATGAAAGTGATGGCGAAGAGAAAAAGAGCAACAGGGATTTGGGGTTGACATACTCATCCTCTGGGAGTGAGAATGCTGGTGATGGTACCGGTAAGACTGATGAGGCAGAGCTTACAACTGAAGCAAGCAACATATCACATCTTGAAACTGGAATAAATGAAGAACAGag ACAAAAGCTGAGGCGTCTTGAAGTTGCTTTAATTGAATATCGAGAATCTCTTGAAGAGCGAGGGATAAAAAATACTGAAGAAATTGAGAAGAAAGTTGAAATCCATAGACGACGTCTACAATCTGAATATGGTTTACTGAACTTCAACGAAGACGCTTCAAGGAAAT CCATCAGGTCATCCttggagagaagagagagaagaaatgaGCCTCAGGAAGCATCAAGGAAGCGTCACAGGAGTCGAAGCAGAAGCGAGAGCCCACCGCGGAAATCTTCCAGCAGAGACCGGGATAAGGAAAGTGATTTGAACAGAGACCGAGAACGGCGCCGCGAGAGGGAAAGAGTTCATGATGTAGAAAGCGATAAGCAAAGGGACAGGAAAAGCGGAAGCAGGGAGAGGGACGACCACGATAGAGACAGGGCCAGGGAGAGAGAACGAGAACGAGAAAGGAGAAGAGTAAGATAA
- the LOC116018972 gene encoding DDT domain-containing protein DDB_G0282237-like, producing the protein MPLYKRKPFALLEKPEDLKPNELVFQVRFTKEIFRDYGDYLKRMHLYRQRIWSCKLSGKNYLTYEEALLSEKEAGEEVQLFPKELLAPVLRDVQFSMLSLNDLVNAIAVKLHGRLSVDTNLYGRKNSCIYTCRIVRIVEEDEKTQYEVEWMDKYDDISECTLVNEEDLIRKKLPYSRGVLKLLIRESTYRSIPWVLHDKLAKEHGIPTHPPPELESEISLKDGLVVVNKKRKRSECSQTDMDVEENELLDPKRKNCSRNSHEPLSNGKSVYEENGNLELNAVRYPIDDLLVQPSESDKYLTARPSPSRDFNAPMHCVGDLLMVWDFCTSFGRLLQLSPFSLEDFENAVCHSDSNVILIMEAHSALLRLLMKDNVRYFFTIKKKKRKTKITLVTWAEYLCDFLEMISIAELSAHISTIRRGHYGLLDVGVKLKILGELVAQAFMSDLFKEKLDEDIEKRQALSAARRDEALEEGRKRREEKERSKTQSVEKVARNGHIDSMNPVNSNHIRENGHVSNEGKEKWASCLKHSSDDSDGDAEMVNEKDAAENICNSSKKAALKNGMMELMQNKTKDQKQRAAHKLRKNQIKETIEKRSKEQRKEYLDREIEKRVIRTSPLGKDRDHNRYWFFRREAKIFVESSDSMEWGYYSSKEEVDALLGSLNVKGVRERALKKQLEKFYDKIILEIQKKLKDATQESATEESVRRRSTRVRAPPGENPALVFLKYVNKWKKE; encoded by the exons ATGCCATTGTATAAAAGAAAGCCATTTGCTTTATTGGAAAAGCCAGAAGATTTAAAGCCCAATGAGCTGGTCTTCCAAGTCAGATTCACAAAAGAGATCTTCAGGGATTATGG TGATTATTTGAAGCGAATGCATCTGTACCGGCAAAGAATATGGTCGTGCAAATTGTCTGGGAAGAATTACTTGACCTATGAGGAGGCGCTCCTGTCAGAGAAGGAGGCTGGTGAAGAGGTGCAACTGTTCCCAAAGGAACTTCTTGCCCCGGTGCTCCGAGATGTTCAATTCA GTATGCTCAGTTTAAATGATCTTGTCAACGCAATTGCTGTAAAGCTCCATGGCCGTTTGTCAGTGGATACCAATCTGTATGGGAGGAAAAACAGCTGTATATATACTTGCAGGATTGTAAGAATTGTAGAAGAGGATGAGAAGACTCAGTATGAGGTTGAATGGATGGACAAATATGATGACATATCTGAATGTACATTAGTAAATGAAGAAGATCTGATAAGGAAGAAGCTGCCTTATAGTAGAGGTGTTCTGAAGCTTTTAATCAGAGAATCTACATACCGCAGCATTCCTTGGGTCTTGCATGATAAGTTGGCAAAGGAGCATGGGATTCCTACTCACCCTCCCCCAGAATTAGAAAGTGAAATTTCTCTTAAGGATGGACTAGTTGTTGTTAATAAGAAGAGAAAGAGAAGTGAATGTAGCCAAACGGATATG GATGTAGAAGAGAACGAGTTGCTAGATCCTAAGCGGAAGAATTGTAGCAGAAACAGTCATGAGCCCTTAAGTAATGGGAAGAGTGTTTATGAAG AAAATGGAAACTTGGAGTTGAATGCTGTTAGATATCCAATTGATGATCTACTGGTGCAACCTTCGGAAAGTGACAAATATTTAACTGCGCGCCCTTCTCCTTCTCGGGATTTCAATGCCCCAATGCATTGTGTTGGGGATCTTTTGATGGTTTGGGATTTTTGTACATCATTTGGCAGGTTATTGCAGTTGTCACCATTTTCCCTTGAAGATTTTGAGAATGCTGTGTGCCATAGTGACAGCAATGTCATTCTCATCATGGAAGCTCACTCAGCCCTTCTTCGTCTGTTGATGAAAGACAATGTGCGCTATTTCTTCactataaaaaagaaaaagagaaagacCAAG ATTACATTAGTTACGTGGGCAGAGTATTTGTGTGATTTCTTGGAAATGATCAGTATTGCCGAATTGTCTGCTCATATCTCTACAATCAGACGTGGTCACTATGGTCTTCTAGATGTTGGTGTTAAATTGAAAATCCTTGGGGAACTGGTTGCTCAAGCCTTCATGTCGGACCTTTTCAAGGAGAAATTGGATGAGGATATTGAGAAGAGGCAGGCACTGTCTGCAGCAAGGAGGGATGAAGCTTTGGAAGAAGGTAGAAAGAGGAGAGAAGAGAAAGAGCGTTCTAAGACTCAATCTGTTGAAAAAGTAGCAAGAAACGGGCATATCGACTCAATGAACCCTGTGAACTCCAACCATATTAGAGAGAATGGACATGTTTCAAATGAAGGGAAGGAAAAGTGGGCCTCTTGTTTGAAGCATTCATCAGATGACAG TGACGGGGATGCAGAGATGGTAAATGAGAAAGATGCTGCTGAGAACATTTGCAATTCATCAAAGAAGGCTGCTCTCAAGAATGGAATGATGGAACTGATGCAAAACAAGACTAAGGACCAAAAGCAAAGGGCAGCTCACAAGCTAAGGAAGAATCAAATAAAGGAAACCATAGAAAAGAGGAGTAAGGAACAAAGG AAAGAATATCTTGATCGAGAAATAGAAAAGAGAGTTATACGCACCAGTCCACTGGGGAAAGATAGAGATCATAATAGATACTGGTTTTTCAGACGTGAAGCAAAAATATTTGTTGAGAGTTCCGACTCCATGGAGTGGGGCTATTATTCCTCAAAGGAGGAG GTTGATGCTTTGTTGGGTTCACTTAATGTGAAGGGTGTAAGAGAGAGGGCTCTCAAAAAACAACTGGAAAAGTTTTATGACAAAATAAT CTTGGAAATTCAGAAGAAGTTGAAGGATGCGACTCAGGAAAGTGCAACAGAAGAATCTGTGCGTCGGAGGTCAACTCGAGTCCGTGCCCCACCGGGGGAAAATCCTGCTCTCGTGTTCTTGAAGTATGTTAACAAGTGGAAAAAAGAATGA
- the LOC116018817 gene encoding uncharacterized protein LOC116018817 yields MGGICSKDSEKSVNPYASRDSEEHSYSQAQKLHRNNESPARKSREAMAPPALPESMSKEAEEQQPKDQPGSGYSSSEDELYDGIPRYRRSRSQKSRSRRVAKEILESVGLDKAVEVFDTFGTGGFVSGGTNKGNELLIVSFEVANTIVKASNLMQSLSKRSICHLREVVLLSEGVQKLVSTDMDELLSIVAIDKREELKVFVGEVVRFGNRCKAPQWHNLDLFFEKCRRERTPKKQLREEAELVMQQLMVLVQCTAELYHELQTLDRLRQDYQLKQKDAKFSSSRKDYGLSILAAEFKSQKKEVRSLKKKSLWSRSLEEIMEKLVDLVLFLNQEINNAFGSSDDDRAKKAFERSQQRLGPAGLALHYANIILQIDSIVARSSSMPPNSRNMLYQSLPTNIKSSLRSKLQHFHVKEKLTVVEIKAEMEKTLHWLVPVATNTAKAHHGFGWVGEWVNSGADKNRRTAVPTEVMQIETLHYAEKQKTDAYLIDLLLWLNHLISQSKAAINAANVKPSIKPSIPSPFQEANQLPLQKDAKSEAPNLCVEDEDQETVEKVSNKELEQGMSMSQDMNSVDNSSEKLDQTHEISSYSGTVESNELSPANTDPSNFNITDFDHDTEKKLDATHRVDTIMVG; encoded by the exons ATGGGAGGGATTTGCTCTAAGGATTCGGAGAAATCGGTGAATCCGTACGCCAGCAGGGATTCGGAGGAGCATTCGTATTCCCAGGCGCAGAAGCTCCACCGGAATAATGAGTCTCCGGCGCGGAAGAGCAGAGAGGCTATGGCTCCGCCGGCGTTGCCGGAGAGCATGAGCAAAGAGGCGGAAGAGCAGCAGCCGAAGGATCAACCCGGCTCGGGGTACTCGAGCAGCGAGGATGAACTTTACGACGGCATTCCGAGGTACCGGCGGAGTCGATCACAAAAATCGAGATCACGGCGAGTCGCCAAG GAAATTCTAGAGAGTGTTGGACTAGACAAGGCTGTGGAAGTGTTTGATACATTTGGGACCGGTGGATTTGTTTCTGGTGGGACGAACAAAGGGAATGAACTTTTGATCGTGTCATTCGAGGTTGCTAATACGATCGTTAAGGCCTCTAATCTTATGCAATCGCTTTCTAAAAGAAGCATATGCCATTTGAGGGAAGTGGTGCTGCTTTCAGAAGGTGTGCAGAAACTTGTATCTACTGACATGGATGAACTTCTAAGCATTGTTGCTATCGATAAGAG GGAAGAGCTTAAAGTATTTGTGGGAGAAGTAGTAAGGTTCGGAAATAGATGTAAAGCTCCTCAATGGCACAACTTGGACCTTTTCTTTGAGAA ATGCAGGAGAGAGCGTACTCCTAAGAAGCAATTAAGGGAAGAAGCTGAACTTGTTATGCAACAGCTAATGGTGTTGGTTCAATGCACTGCT GAACTTTACCATGAGTTGCAAACATTGGACAGACTTCGGCAAGATTATCAGCTCAAACAGAAAGATGCTAAATTTAGTAGCAGTCGAAAAG ATTATGGGTTATCAATTTTAGCTGCTGAGTTTAAAAGCCAAAAGAAAGAAGTACGAAGTTTAAAGAAAAAATCACTCTGGTCTAGAAGTTTGGAAGAG ATTATGGAAAAGCTTGTGGATCTTGTCCTATTCCTGAACCAGGAGATAAACAATGCTTTTGGCAGTTCTG ATGATGACAGAGCAAAGAAAGCATTCGAGAGAAGCCAGCAAAGATTAGGGCCCGCGGGCCTTGCACTGCATTATGCTAATATCATACTCCAGATTGATTCAATT GTAGCAAGATCAAGTTCCATGCCTCCGAATTCAAGAAATATGTTATATCAGAGCCTTCCAACTAATATAAAATCTTCTTTGCGATCTAAGCTGCAGCATTTCCACGTCAAAGAGAAG CTAACTGTAGTAGAAATCAAAGCAGAGATGGAGAAAACTTTGCACTGGCTTGTTCCCGTTGCAACAAACACTGCCAA GGCTCACCATGGTTTTGGTTGGGTTGGGGAGTGGGTTAATTCAGG GGCAGATAAAAACCGGAGGACAGCTGTGCCAACAGAAGTAATGCAAATAGAGACTCTACACTATGCAGAAAAGCAGAAGACCGATGCATACTTAATTGACCTCCTTTTATGGCTCAATCATTTGATATCTCAGTCCAAGGCTGCAATAAATGCCGCAAATGTGAAGCCATCCATCAAACCTTCAATTCCTTCACCATTTCAAGAAGCAAACCAGCTGCCATTACAAAAAGATGCTAAAAGTGAAGCACCGAATTTATGTGTTGAAGATGAAGATCAGGAGACGGTGGAAAAAGTGAGCAACAAAGAATTGGAACAAGGAATGAGCATGAGCCAGGACATGAATTCTGTGGATAACAGTTCAGAAAAGCTAGACCAGACACATGAAATTAGCAGCTATTCCGGGACAGTAGAAAGCAATGAACTTTCGCCTGCAAACACCGATCCATCGAACTTCAATATTACTGATTTTGATCATGATACAGAGAAGAAACTGGATGCCACTCATAGGGTGGATACAATAATGGTGGGTTAA